One Hordeum vulgare subsp. vulgare chromosome 4H, MorexV3_pseudomolecules_assembly, whole genome shotgun sequence DNA window includes the following coding sequences:
- the LOC123450136 gene encoding germin-like protein 8-11 has protein sequence MSSSSSFLVLASLLALVSWQATASDPSPLQDFCVADMHSPVRVNGFVCKNPMEVNADDFFKAANLDKPRMTNKVGSNVTLINVMQIAGLNTLGISIARIDYAPLGQNPPHTHPRATEILTVLEGTLYVGFVTSNLPAPNRNKFLSKVLNKGDVFVFPVGLIHFQFNPNPHKPAVAIAALSSQNPGAITIANAVFGSNPPISDDVLAKAFQVEKNTIDWLQAQFWENNHN, from the exons ATgtcatcctcctcttccttccttgtCCTCGCTTCTCTTCTTGCATTGGTCTCATGGCAGGCCACTGCCTCCGATCCTAGCCCACTCCAAGACTTTTGTGTGGCCGACATGCATTCACCAG TGCGTGTCAATGGGTTTGTTTGCAAGAACCCGATGGAAGTTAACGCAGACGACTTCTTCAAGGCAGCCAATCTCGACAAGCCAAGGATGACCAACAAGGTTGGATCCAACGTCACCTTGATCAACGTCATGCAGATTGCTGGACTCAACACCCTCGGCATCTCAATTGCGCGCATTGACTATGCTCCCTTGGGTCAGAACCCGCCACATACGCACCCTCGCGCCACTGAGATCCTCACGGTACTCGAGGGGACACTGTATGTTGGCTTTGTCACATCCAACTTGCCCGCCCCCAACAGAAACAAGTTCCTCTCGAAGGTGCTCAACAAAGGTGATGTGTTTGTCTTCCCAGTGGGCCTCATTCACTTCCAATTCAACCCCAACCCCCACAAGCCCGCCGTAGCAATTGCCGCACTCAGCAGCCAGAACCCAGGGGCTATCACAATTGCCAATGCAGTGTTTGGGTCAAACCCACCAATATCGGATGATGTTCTTGCCAAAGCATTTCAGGTGGAAAAGAATACAATAGACTGGCTTCAGGCTCAGTTCTGGGAGAATAATCACAATTAA